The following are from one region of the Alkalinema sp. FACHB-956 genome:
- a CDS encoding homocysteine biosynthesis protein, with the protein MRSIPEINEKIQAGKAAVLTVEELKARVAEVGVAQTAQEVDVVTTGTFEPMESSGAILNLGQTDPPIKIRQCWVDGVPAYSGFGAVDLYLGASQLAEYGSANDNIEEESRDPNRRYRGGGHVIEDLIAGKSVSLRAIGQVTDCYPRSSFETTIHRDRINQFYLFNPRNLYQNFIVGVNGGERPLYTYLGTLQPQLGNAVYSNPGAISPLLNDPKLQLVGIGTRIFLGGGIGYVTWEGTQHFPLQKRLPNETPIGPAATLALIGDAKQMDTRWVRGCYFKGYGASVMLGVGIPLPVLTEEVVAHCAVQDKDLVAPVVDFSIPRRVRPTFGLVSYAQLKSGKLSIDGKLVRVAPLASLYLSRQVAIELKSWIQNGQFLLTDPVAELPRDRVFIPQDMRGN; encoded by the coding sequence ATGCGATCGATCCCCGAAATCAACGAAAAAATTCAGGCAGGCAAGGCCGCTGTCCTCACCGTCGAAGAACTCAAAGCCCGCGTGGCCGAAGTGGGTGTCGCTCAAACCGCCCAGGAAGTCGATGTGGTGACGACGGGCACCTTTGAACCGATGGAGTCCTCTGGCGCAATTTTAAACCTGGGGCAAACGGATCCACCAATTAAGATTCGCCAATGTTGGGTCGATGGCGTACCAGCCTATTCGGGTTTTGGGGCCGTAGATTTATATCTCGGAGCCAGCCAATTAGCGGAGTACGGCAGCGCCAATGACAACATTGAGGAAGAATCACGGGATCCCAATCGGCGTTACCGAGGGGGCGGTCATGTGATCGAGGATCTGATTGCGGGAAAATCAGTGAGCTTGCGGGCGATCGGCCAGGTAACGGACTGTTATCCCCGGAGTTCCTTTGAAACCACGATTCATCGCGATCGGATTAACCAGTTCTATCTCTTCAATCCCCGCAACCTCTACCAAAACTTCATTGTCGGCGTGAACGGGGGAGAGCGCCCGCTCTATACCTACCTGGGGACGCTGCAACCTCAATTGGGCAATGCGGTGTACTCCAACCCCGGTGCCATTTCCCCGTTACTGAATGATCCCAAGCTGCAACTCGTGGGGATTGGCACCCGAATTTTTCTGGGCGGGGGAATTGGCTATGTCACGTGGGAAGGAACGCAGCATTTTCCGTTACAGAAACGATTGCCCAACGAGACGCCGATCGGCCCTGCGGCGACCCTCGCGTTGATTGGAGATGCGAAACAAATGGATACCCGGTGGGTCAGGGGCTGCTATTTCAAGGGCTATGGGGCATCGGTCATGCTGGGGGTCGGCATTCCACTGCCCGTACTGACGGAAGAGGTGGTGGCCCACTGTGCCGTGCAGGATAAGGATCTGGTCGCGCCGGTCGTGGATTTTTCGATTCCGCGCCGAGTCCGACCCACCTTTGGGCTGGTAAGCTATGCCCAACTTAAGTCTGGCAAGCTGAGTATTGATGGCAAGCTGGTACGGGTTGCGCCCTTGGCGAGTTTGTACCTCTCCCGACAAGTGGCGATCGAACTGAAGTCTTGGATCCAAAATGGGCAATTCCTTCTGACGGATCCCGTTGCAGAGCTTCCCCGCGATCGGGTATTTATTCCCCAAGACATGCGAGGGAACTAA
- a CDS encoding TAXI family TRAP transporter solute-binding subunit — MSNWSPLKFLLPLFLAILLGLGIYGVQAQRVHELVLAAGSPSGESYLLSRAIAQAVAKNHPNLQIKVISTCGSAQNLDLLESGKVALATSQADIPASSNARSIAVLYRDIFQLVVQPNSTIHHITDLTHQTIALQADSGEQRSFQEVTQYYGLDPVDLQTTPCQPPLSDRADGFETRQADGVFRVRTLGNDYIEKLVRQFHGQLIPIEQADALQIHNPAFETATIPQGAYQGNPAIPAQPLPTVAVKRLLLASKTLDKRWVRQITQTLDEHRLDIANALPPEHSQLRSLVTNISQPSNAIGTGIPMHVGARAYYDRNKPTLFSFILENGSTFVTLGTPAIAAMLWIWQRFLERWQQQQNLAEDYIREATQAMAEETEVDPKLRQKILRDKLLKLEQQFNQAATALVNEAISQESFRTFNEAYTTTRTVLDRRIAQASEELADRYIAQLVNLSQRSTLPTPPPSTQATSSNPVASSTTQTVHQQELAQILEEIETSLLNKELSQESFRTCLDAYRLAWEKI; from the coding sequence ATGTCTAACTGGTCGCCGCTGAAATTCCTGTTGCCTCTGTTCTTAGCAATTTTGCTGGGTTTGGGGATTTATGGTGTGCAGGCCCAGCGGGTTCATGAACTGGTGTTGGCTGCCGGATCGCCATCTGGGGAAAGCTATCTCCTTAGCCGCGCGATCGCCCAAGCCGTTGCTAAAAATCATCCCAATCTTCAAATTAAGGTTATCTCGACCTGTGGCAGTGCCCAGAACTTAGACCTCTTGGAATCGGGTAAGGTGGCCCTCGCAACGTCTCAAGCCGATATTCCCGCGAGTTCTAATGCCCGATCGATCGCGGTGCTCTATCGCGATATTTTCCAACTGGTTGTGCAGCCTAACTCAACTATCCACCACATTACGGACTTAACCCATCAAACCATTGCGCTCCAAGCTGACAGTGGAGAACAGCGATCGTTTCAGGAAGTGACCCAATATTATGGGTTGGATCCAGTTGATTTACAAACTACCCCTTGCCAACCGCCGCTCAGCGATCGTGCCGATGGCTTTGAAACCCGCCAAGCTGACGGGGTGTTCCGGGTGCGAACGTTGGGTAATGATTACATTGAAAAGCTAGTGCGGCAATTTCATGGGCAGTTAATTCCGATCGAACAAGCGGATGCTCTGCAAATTCATAACCCGGCCTTTGAAACGGCCACTATCCCTCAGGGAGCCTATCAAGGGAATCCTGCGATTCCAGCCCAGCCTTTACCGACCGTTGCTGTTAAACGTCTTTTGCTCGCGAGTAAGACGCTGGATAAACGCTGGGTGCGCCAAATTACCCAAACCTTGGATGAGCACCGTTTGGATATTGCTAATGCCCTGCCTCCAGAACACAGTCAATTGCGATCGCTCGTGACTAACATTAGCCAGCCCAGTAATGCCATTGGCACTGGAATTCCGATGCATGTGGGTGCCCGTGCCTATTACGATCGCAATAAGCCTACGTTGTTCTCGTTTATTCTGGAAAATGGGTCAACGTTTGTCACCTTAGGTACCCCTGCGATCGCGGCGATGCTTTGGATTTGGCAACGCTTTCTAGAACGCTGGCAGCAACAACAGAACTTGGCTGAGGATTATATTCGTGAAGCGACTCAAGCAATGGCTGAGGAAACCGAGGTAGATCCCAAACTACGACAAAAAATACTCCGGGATAAGCTCTTGAAGTTGGAGCAACAATTTAACCAAGCTGCGACGGCATTGGTTAACGAAGCGATTTCCCAGGAATCCTTTCGGACATTCAATGAAGCTTACACGACGACTAGAACCGTTCTAGATCGCCGAATAGCCCAAGCATCGGAAGAATTAGCCGATCGTTACATTGCACAGTTAGTCAATCTATCCCAGCGATCGACCCTGCCGACCCCACCGCCATCAACCCAAGCTACGTCGTCTAATCCAGTCGCTTCTAGTACTACTCAAACAGTTCACCAGCAGGAACTTGCTCAAATTCTGGAAGAAATTGAAACCAGTTTGCTCAATAAAGAGCTGTCTCAAGAATCGTTCCGCACTTGCCTAGACGCCTATCGCCTCGCCTGGGAAAAGATTTAA
- a CDS encoding type IV pilus twitching motility protein PilT, translating to MTPESQRPSITPPPAPRVPPAPPPPMRPGGTTVVMEPESTRVMPPSTDATGIVTSSQYDRSTQTQATEVKAVPSAPPEPAKANGDSTAMNPPAKHRAAASPFQSARPQNGSPTLAEIVRRAFDKGYSDVHLGVGEIPRYRDRGQMEPTDWPVTDRETFYSWMREVLSEEDIEKFEKTLDYDGATQYEFARVRINIFDALHGPSMVMRLIPLKILTMEQLNLPPVFKDICHYHKGLILVTGPTGSGKSTTMAAMIDYMNKEMPKHIITIEDPIEFVHTSQKCLIKHREVGINTLKFDNALKAALREDPDAILVGEMRDKETVNTALKAAQTGHLVMGTLHTNSAVKTIERVLGLYQPEEQPAMRVALAESLIAVIAQGLCRTTDGKRAAFHDIMINTDAIRDYIRRGELDEIEGVIARCGFDGMCTMNQSLYKLYEEGRITEEVALEMAPKVNEMAQMLRGRV from the coding sequence ATGACACCAGAATCTCAGCGCCCATCCATTACGCCTCCTCCCGCTCCACGGGTTCCTCCGGCCCCCCCTCCCCCCATGCGTCCAGGCGGGACAACGGTGGTTATGGAACCGGAGTCCACTCGGGTCATGCCACCCTCGACCGACGCGACGGGAATTGTCACCAGTTCTCAGTACGATCGTTCAACCCAGACCCAGGCAACAGAAGTTAAAGCTGTCCCCAGTGCGCCTCCGGAGCCAGCTAAGGCGAATGGGGACTCTACCGCCATGAATCCCCCCGCGAAGCACCGGGCAGCGGCCTCGCCCTTCCAATCTGCACGGCCTCAGAATGGCTCACCAACCTTAGCGGAAATTGTTCGGCGGGCGTTTGACAAAGGCTATTCCGATGTTCACCTAGGCGTGGGCGAAATTCCCCGTTATCGCGATCGCGGACAAATGGAGCCGACGGATTGGCCTGTGACCGATCGTGAAACGTTCTATAGTTGGATGCGCGAAGTTCTCAGTGAAGAAGACATTGAGAAATTTGAGAAAACCCTAGATTATGACGGGGCAACCCAGTACGAGTTTGCACGGGTTCGGATCAATATTTTCGATGCGCTCCATGGCCCCAGTATGGTCATGCGCTTGATTCCCCTGAAAATCCTGACCATGGAGCAGTTAAATCTGCCACCTGTGTTCAAAGATATTTGTCACTACCATAAGGGGTTGATTTTGGTGACGGGGCCAACGGGTTCCGGTAAGTCAACCACGATGGCAGCGATGATTGACTACATGAATAAGGAAATGCCAAAGCACATTATTACGATCGAAGATCCGATCGAATTTGTGCATACCAGCCAAAAATGCTTGATTAAGCACCGGGAAGTTGGCATTAACACCCTCAAGTTTGACAACGCGCTGAAAGCAGCCCTACGGGAAGACCCCGACGCGATTCTGGTGGGGGAAATGCGGGATAAGGAAACGGTGAATACGGCTCTAAAAGCGGCCCAGACCGGGCACTTGGTGATGGGAACCCTGCACACCAACAGTGCTGTCAAAACCATTGAACGGGTTTTAGGGTTGTATCAACCGGAAGAACAACCAGCAATGCGTGTTGCGTTGGCAGAATCGTTAATTGCAGTGATTGCCCAAGGGTTGTGTCGGACGACGGATGGCAAGCGGGCTGCTTTCCACGACATCATGATTAACACCGATGCCATTCGAGACTACATCCGTCGGGGTGAACTGGATGAAATTGAAGGTGTGATTGCCCGTTGCGGCTTTGACGGCATGTGTACAATGAACCAATCGCTCTACAAGCTGTACGAAGAAGGGCGGATTACGGAAGAAGTGGCGCTGGAAATGGCTCCGAAGGTCAACGAAATGGCGCAAATGCTACGTGGTCGGGTGTAA
- the ctpC gene encoding carboxyl-terminal processing protease CtpC, with amino-acid sequence MVLTKRALVLGTTAITISAVTITGAGIHLSKGSAFLLKDSSKEIVDEVWQIIDNTYVDGTFNQNDWKAVRRDYLDRNYATKEDAYKAVREMLKLLKDPYTRFMDPQEFKNMKIDTSGELTGVGIQLAADEKTKKLTVVSPIEGSPASKAGILSKDIIVKIDGQSTEGMDVNKAVTLIRGTVGTEVILTIQRGSQILDYKLRRDKIEIHPVRFSVQPSKSGDVGYIRLVQFSAPAIREMRDAIQKLEQKKVSGYILDLRSNPGGLLNASVEIARMWLQEGAIVSTVDRQGESDRQLANNSALTNKPLVVLVDGGSASASEILSGALQDNKRAKVIGTRTFGKGLVQSVRELRADSSESGLAVTIAKYLTPLGRDINKHGIDPDVEIKLTEAQQKELIRDRDKIGTPADPQFAKALQTLTEEATAKKPVRSAESKTSSSTNDASTNN; translated from the coding sequence ATGGTTTTGACAAAACGTGCACTGGTTTTAGGTACCACTGCGATCACCATCAGTGCCGTGACCATTACCGGCGCGGGAATCCATCTTTCTAAGGGATCTGCCTTTTTATTGAAAGATAGCTCTAAGGAAATTGTGGATGAGGTTTGGCAGATCATCGACAATACCTATGTGGATGGCACCTTCAATCAAAACGATTGGAAAGCTGTGCGGCGGGACTATCTCGATCGTAATTACGCCACAAAAGAGGATGCCTACAAAGCAGTTCGTGAGATGCTGAAGCTGCTGAAGGATCCCTACACTCGCTTCATGGATCCCCAAGAGTTTAAAAACATGAAAATTGACACCTCGGGGGAATTAACCGGGGTGGGGATTCAGTTGGCGGCGGATGAGAAAACCAAGAAGCTCACCGTCGTCTCTCCGATCGAAGGCAGCCCAGCCTCCAAAGCGGGTATCCTCTCCAAGGACATCATTGTCAAAATTGATGGCCAATCCACGGAAGGCATGGATGTCAATAAGGCAGTCACCTTAATTCGAGGCACCGTTGGCACGGAAGTCATTCTCACGATTCAGCGCGGGAGCCAAATCCTAGACTATAAGCTCCGTCGAGATAAAATCGAAATTCATCCCGTTCGTTTCTCGGTGCAGCCGTCCAAAAGCGGGGATGTCGGCTACATTCGTCTCGTGCAATTTAGTGCCCCAGCCATTCGGGAAATGCGGGACGCGATTCAAAAGCTAGAGCAGAAGAAAGTCTCCGGTTACATTTTGGATCTGCGATCGAATCCGGGGGGATTGCTCAACGCCAGCGTGGAAATTGCCCGCATGTGGCTCCAGGAAGGGGCGATCGTCTCTACGGTGGATCGCCAGGGCGAATCCGATCGGCAATTAGCTAATAATTCTGCCTTAACCAATAAGCCCTTGGTAGTGTTAGTGGATGGCGGATCAGCCAGTGCCAGTGAAATCCTGTCCGGGGCGCTCCAGGATAATAAGCGCGCCAAGGTGATTGGGACAAGAACCTTTGGCAAGGGATTGGTGCAGTCAGTGCGGGAGCTACGGGCCGATTCCAGCGAATCCGGTTTAGCGGTGACGATCGCCAAGTATCTCACGCCTCTGGGACGAGATATTAACAAGCATGGCATCGACCCCGATGTGGAAATCAAACTGACCGAAGCACAACAGAAGGAGTTAATCCGCGATCGCGACAAAATTGGTACCCCTGCGGATCCTCAGTTCGCGAAAGCCTTACAAACGTTGACTGAAGAAGCCACTGCTAAGAAACCCGTCCGATCGGCGGAATCGAAAACCAGTTCATCAACGAATGACGCCTCAACTAACAATTAA